In a genomic window of Chloroflexota bacterium:
- a CDS encoding MFS transporter, translated as MTLSSSPAARSAPRVFYGWLIVLIAYFSSFITAGAGLYVFGQFITPLSQTFGWSVGQVSLATTVRSLTSVAIAPFIGRLTDRLGSRPVMAAGVLVAGVSWSALYVVNDPTLFYIVFSVCIGLGFNLLSGIPSQAAVARWFRRRRGMALALTSVGVSTGGVVMVPLVQYLLGAVGWRMTFLLIGVGLVILMLPLVLLFMRDYPEQMGLHPDGDAPAADGPAPTAGPVHDDRIWTTAEVMRSSMFWQQAVGYMFASALLQTLQVYQYPFIVSRGFDGTMAASIVSLYALAAGASKFGWGYFADRADPRKLAVTGIWLAGIGMSILMFATDTPVLWLYAIVGGAGIGGLASMQPTVTALSFGRRSYGTVVGLLNPMNQMAAALAVPFVGFLYDGTRSYNLGFTLVIVVALATCLSLLRLPKIEHARRAAGSA; from the coding sequence ATGACCTTAAGTTCTTCGCCGGCCGCGCGCTCTGCGCCGCGTGTGTTCTACGGCTGGCTGATCGTCCTCATCGCCTACTTCAGCAGCTTCATCACGGCGGGCGCCGGGCTGTATGTGTTCGGCCAGTTCATCACGCCGCTGTCCCAGACGTTCGGCTGGTCGGTCGGGCAAGTCTCGCTGGCGACGACGGTCCGCTCGCTGACCAGCGTCGCGATCGCGCCGTTCATCGGGCGCCTGACCGATCGGCTTGGCTCGCGTCCGGTCATGGCGGCGGGCGTGCTGGTGGCCGGCGTATCGTGGAGCGCGCTTTACGTCGTCAACGACCCTACGCTGTTCTACATCGTCTTTTCGGTCTGCATCGGGCTGGGCTTCAATCTGCTCAGCGGCATCCCCTCGCAGGCTGCGGTGGCGCGCTGGTTTCGCCGACGGCGCGGCATGGCGTTGGCACTGACCTCGGTTGGCGTGTCCACCGGCGGCGTGGTGATGGTGCCGCTGGTGCAGTACCTGCTTGGCGCGGTCGGCTGGCGCATGACGTTCCTGCTGATCGGCGTCGGGCTGGTCATCCTCATGCTGCCGCTCGTCCTGCTGTTCATGCGCGACTATCCGGAGCAGATGGGCCTGCATCCCGATGGCGACGCGCCGGCAGCCGATGGCCCCGCGCCCACGGCCGGGCCGGTGCACGATGACCGCATCTGGACCACGGCCGAGGTCATGCGCTCCAGCATGTTCTGGCAGCAGGCGGTCGGTTACATGTTCGCATCCGCGCTGCTGCAAACGCTTCAGGTGTACCAGTACCCGTTCATCGTCAGCCGCGGCTTCGACGGTACGATGGCGGCGTCCATCGTGTCGTTGTACGCGCTGGCGGCCGGCGCGTCGAAGTTCGGCTGGGGCTATTTCGCCGACCGCGCCGACCCGCGCAAACTGGCCGTCACCGGCATCTGGCTGGCGGGCATCGGCATGTCGATCCTGATGTTTGCGACCGACACGCCCGTCCTGTGGCTGTATGCGATTGTCGGCGGGGCGGGCATCGGCGGCCTGGCGTCGATGCAGCCGACAGTAACGGCGCTTTCGTTCGGGCGTCGTTCGTATGGCACCGTCGTCGGCCTGCTGAATCCGATGAACCAGATGGCGGCCGCGCTGGCCGTGCCGTTCGTCGGCTTTCTGTATGATGGCACGCGTTCCTACAACCTCGGTTTCACGCTAGTGATCGTCGTCGCGCTGGCGACCTGCCTGAGCCTCCTGCGCCTGCCGAAGATCGAGCACGCGCGGCGCGCGGCCGGGAGCGCATGA
- a CDS encoding sugar phosphate isomerase/epimerase, whose protein sequence is MPGTLTAIAEMGYAGVELFAANYAEPAARWRGWLAERGLRVCGAHTRLEMLLGDEFERTVAFNLELGNPFVVVPMLPEARRRTRADWAASGSLLNDLAARLSERGLRLGYHNHTWEFVPVDGAVPWDILFGNAAPGLSMQLDVGHALEAGADPAAVLRRYPGRATTVHLVEYSRANPLALLGEGDVPWSNVLSTCREAGGTEWFIIEQEQYPYSQLECARRCLAGLRRLLD, encoded by the coding sequence ATGCCGGGCACGCTGACGGCGATCGCCGAGATGGGCTATGCCGGCGTCGAACTGTTCGCCGCCAACTACGCCGAACCGGCCGCGCGCTGGCGCGGCTGGCTGGCCGAGCGCGGCCTGCGCGTCTGCGGCGCGCACACGCGGCTGGAGATGCTGCTCGGCGACGAATTCGAGCGCACCGTGGCGTTCAATCTTGAACTGGGCAATCCGTTCGTCGTCGTGCCGATGCTGCCGGAAGCGCGCCGCCGCACGCGCGCCGACTGGGCCGCCAGCGGATCGCTGCTGAACGACCTCGCCGCGCGGTTGAGCGAACGCGGCCTGCGCCTCGGCTACCACAACCACACATGGGAGTTCGTGCCGGTCGATGGCGCCGTGCCGTGGGACATCCTGTTCGGCAACGCCGCGCCCGGACTGAGCATGCAACTGGACGTCGGGCACGCGCTCGAAGCGGGCGCCGACCCGGCGGCCGTCCTGCGCCGGTATCCCGGCCGCGCGACGACGGTACACCTGGTCGAGTATTCGCGCGCCAACCCGCTGGCGTTGCTGGGCGAGGGCGATGTGCCGTGGTCGAACGTGCTGTCGACCTGCCGCGAGGCAGGCGGCACCGAATGGTTCATTATCGAGCAGGAACAGTATCCCTACTCGCAGCTCGAATGCGCGCGCCGCTGCCTGGCCGGACTGCGCCGCCTGTTGGACTAA
- a CDS encoding homoserine dehydrogenase translates to MTKTVSIALVGLGNVGRRVLELLITKEAHMRDRYNVAFKLVGASDSSGAAVIVADGPRPAFALGPKSDGLDMHEVLRIKESKQGIATLPKYGHAGMTAKQMLERSGAEALIELSPTNLTDGEPGLSACETAIERGMNVVLANKGPLVLAYPKLAEAAQRKRVRLAFSASVAGGLPVVNIGRRDLVVARIERIEGILNGTTNFILTSMAENGMAYADALKIAQDNGIAETDPTLDVEGYDAANKLLILAHAALDFHATLADVEITGITKVTMDDLARAKAEGKVIKLLCTAARDGDKYTLSVKPTALPKDHPMGRLSAGQMGVRYETDVNGEIVATIEEGNPLPTAAAVVRDMINLYWQA, encoded by the coding sequence ATGACCAAGACGGTTTCCATCGCGCTCGTCGGCCTCGGCAACGTCGGCCGCCGCGTGCTCGAGTTGCTGATCACCAAGGAAGCGCATATGCGCGACCGCTACAACGTGGCGTTCAAGCTGGTTGGCGCGTCGGATTCGTCCGGCGCGGCCGTGATTGTGGCCGACGGACCCCGTCCGGCGTTTGCACTCGGCCCCAAGTCCGACGGGCTTGATATGCACGAAGTGCTGCGCATCAAGGAGAGCAAGCAGGGCATCGCCACGCTGCCGAAGTACGGCCATGCCGGCATGACCGCGAAGCAGATGCTGGAAAGGTCCGGCGCGGAGGCGCTGATCGAGCTCTCGCCGACCAACCTGACTGATGGCGAGCCGGGACTTTCGGCGTGCGAGACGGCGATCGAGCGCGGCATGAACGTTGTACTGGCGAACAAGGGGCCGCTGGTGCTGGCGTATCCGAAGCTGGCCGAAGCCGCGCAGCGCAAGCGCGTGCGCCTGGCGTTCAGCGCATCGGTCGCCGGCGGCCTGCCGGTCGTCAACATCGGCCGCCGCGATCTGGTCGTGGCGCGCATCGAGCGCATCGAGGGCATCCTGAACGGCACGACGAACTTCATCCTGACGTCGATGGCCGAGAACGGCATGGCGTACGCCGACGCGCTCAAGATCGCGCAGGACAACGGCATCGCCGAGACCGACCCGACGCTCGACGTGGAAGGCTACGACGCCGCCAACAAACTGCTAATCCTGGCGCATGCCGCGCTGGACTTTCACGCGACGCTGGCCGATGTGGAGATTACCGGCATCACGAAAGTCACGATGGACGACCTCGCGCGCGCGAAGGCCGAGGGCAAGGTCATCAAACTGCTCTGCACGGCCGCGCGCGACGGCGACAAGTACACGCTCTCCGTGAAGCCGACCGCGCTGCCAAAAGACCACCCGATGGGCCGCCTGAGCGCCGGGCAGATGGGCGTGCGCTACGAGACCGATGTCAACGGCGAAATTGTCGCCACCATCGAAGAGGGCAACCCGCTGCCGACGGCCGCCGCGGTTGTGCGCGACATGATCAACCTGTACTGGCAAGCGTAG
- a CDS encoding class I SAM-dependent methyltransferase — protein MNCCTQQQGLNQVFTPGAARAEVERYRRRGLDRANRALADSVVRRGVQGATVLEVGGGIGGIQLELLKAGAAHTVDVDISRGYVQAARDLAASLGFAERAEHRALDFALESAQVDAADVVVMNRVVCCYPDMPALVVPAAQRARRVLALVFPRDAWWVRLGMRVLNAGLWLVRRDFRAFAHSNEQIIALACAGGLRPVQDETRGIWRLIVFERAAA, from the coding sequence ATGAACTGCTGCACCCAACAACAGGGGTTGAACCAGGTCTTCACGCCGGGCGCCGCGCGCGCCGAAGTGGAGCGCTACCGCCGGCGCGGCCTCGACCGCGCCAACCGCGCGCTGGCCGATAGCGTGGTCCGGCGCGGTGTGCAGGGCGCGACGGTGCTGGAGGTCGGCGGCGGCATTGGCGGCATCCAGCTCGAACTGCTGAAGGCGGGCGCCGCGCATACCGTGGACGTCGACATCTCGCGCGGCTACGTGCAGGCGGCGCGCGACCTGGCCGCGTCGCTCGGCTTTGCCGAGCGTGCCGAGCATCGCGCGCTCGACTTCGCGCTGGAGTCCGCGCAAGTCGATGCGGCGGACGTCGTGGTGATGAATCGCGTCGTCTGCTGCTATCCGGACATGCCGGCGCTGGTGGTGCCGGCCGCGCAGCGCGCGCGCCGCGTGCTGGCGCTGGTCTTTCCGCGCGACGCCTGGTGGGTGCGGCTCGGCATGCGCGTGCTGAACGCCGGTCTCTGGCTGGTGCGCCGCGACTTCCGGGCATTCGCTCACTCCAACGAGCAAATTATCGCGCTGGCGTGTGCGGGCGGCCTGCGCCCCGTGCAGGACGAGACGCGCGGCATCTGGCGGCTGATCGTCTTCGAACGAGCCGCAGCCTGA
- a CDS encoding RNA polymerase sigma factor, which produces MSAPMLSDEELAARFARGDAAAFETLVNRYAKPIFNFALTFLGDADEADEAAQLAFVQMYQSLPRARLDSPLKPWVYQIARRKCIDLWRRRRTVSLSLDEPGDDLGGESGERDVADPAPLPDELAERADLQQVLRRTINALPPNYRIAVTLRYINELSFAEIGKVMGVPENTAKTYFQRAKKLLREQLEGFR; this is translated from the coding sequence GTGTCAGCGCCCATGCTGTCGGACGAGGAACTGGCGGCACGGTTTGCGCGTGGCGATGCCGCCGCGTTCGAGACGCTTGTCAACCGCTATGCCAAGCCGATCTTCAACTTCGCGCTCACCTTCCTCGGCGACGCCGACGAAGCGGACGAGGCGGCCCAACTCGCCTTTGTGCAGATGTACCAGTCGCTGCCGCGCGCGCGGCTCGACAGCCCGCTGAAGCCGTGGGTCTACCAGATCGCCCGCCGCAAGTGCATCGACCTCTGGCGCCGGCGGCGCACGGTCAGCCTGTCGCTGGACGAGCCGGGCGACGACTTGGGTGGCGAGTCCGGCGAGCGCGACGTCGCCGACCCCGCACCGCTGCCCGATGAGCTCGCCGAGCGTGCCGACCTGCAGCAAGTCTTGCGCCGCACCATCAACGCCCTGCCGCCCAACTACCGTATAGCCGTCACTTTGCGTTACATAAACGAATTATCGTTCGCCGAGATCGGCAAGGTGATGGGTGTGCCGGAAAACACAGCCAAGACGTACTTCCAGCGGGCGAAGAAACTACTCCGCGAACAGCTTGAAGGATTTCGTTGA
- the apbC gene encoding iron-sulfur cluster carrier protein ApbC translates to MFGRKPAVSEEQVLNALRVVQEPDLHRDLVTLNMIKNVKIEGAKVSFGIELTTPACPFKNKMQEDARRAVAALPGVQDVVVDMQSSTTTDQRIRGQLNIPVKNTIAVASGKGGVGKSTVTVNLAVALAMDGAKVGLLDADVYGPNDHIMMGAPKQPLMADAETKKIQPVIAHGIKLMSMGFLVEPDQALVWRGPMLHGVIRQFLNDVDWGDLDYLMIDLPPGTGDVQLTLAQSVPLTGAVMVTTPQDVALADVRKGITAFEKLEVPILGVIENMSYFICPKCGERTEIFSYGGGRRAAKEWELPFLGEIPLNPDIRFGGDSGTPITIAKPESPVALAFRDVARQVAARVSVQNFSRKSPMTIATGDIQVVKR, encoded by the coding sequence ATGTTTGGACGCAAACCGGCGGTGAGCGAGGAGCAGGTGCTGAACGCCCTGCGCGTGGTGCAGGAGCCCGATCTGCACCGCGATCTCGTCACGCTGAATATGATCAAGAACGTGAAAATCGAGGGTGCGAAAGTCAGTTTTGGCATCGAGTTGACGACCCCGGCCTGCCCGTTCAAGAACAAGATGCAGGAAGACGCCCGGCGCGCCGTGGCCGCTCTGCCCGGCGTGCAGGACGTCGTCGTGGACATGCAGTCGTCGACCACGACCGACCAGCGTATCCGCGGCCAGTTGAACATCCCGGTCAAGAACACCATCGCGGTTGCCTCCGGCAAGGGCGGCGTCGGCAAGTCGACGGTGACGGTCAATCTGGCGGTCGCGCTGGCGATGGACGGCGCAAAAGTCGGGCTGCTCGACGCGGATGTCTACGGTCCGAACGACCACATCATGATGGGCGCGCCGAAACAGCCGCTGATGGCGGACGCCGAGACGAAGAAGATCCAGCCGGTCATCGCGCACGGCATCAAGCTGATGTCGATGGGCTTCCTGGTCGAGCCCGACCAGGCGCTCGTCTGGCGCGGCCCGATGCTGCACGGCGTCATCCGGCAGTTCCTGAACGACGTGGACTGGGGCGACCTCGACTACCTGATGATCGACCTGCCGCCCGGCACCGGCGACGTGCAGTTGACGCTGGCGCAGTCGGTGCCGCTGACCGGCGCGGTAATGGTCACGACGCCGCAGGACGTGGCGCTGGCCGACGTGCGCAAAGGGATCACGGCGTTCGAGAAGCTGGAAGTGCCGATCCTCGGCGTGATCGAGAACATGTCGTACTTCATCTGCCCGAAGTGCGGCGAGCGCACCGAGATCTTCTCGTATGGCGGCGGGCGGCGGGCGGCCAAGGAGTGGGAACTGCCGTTCCTGGGCGAGATCCCGCTGAACCCGGATATCCGCTTCGGCGGCGACAGCGGGACGCCGATCACCATCGCAAAGCCGGAATCACCGGTGGCGCTGGCCTTCCGCGATGTGGCGCGGCAGGTGGCTGCACGCGTCAGCGTGCAGAATTTCAGCCGCAAGTCGCCGATGACGATCGCCACCGGCGACATCCAGGTCGTGAAGCGTTAA
- a CDS encoding MoaD/ThiS family protein — MVRIHVTAYGDLRRYIPAEQRDSDASLTLPAGATVMQMLDALRLPYQNTWLIGVNDAVVDLEHALSDGDRVELMMPIGGGGAALCLPF, encoded by the coding sequence ATGGTGCGCATTCATGTGACAGCCTACGGCGACCTGCGCCGCTATATCCCCGCCGAGCAACGCGACAGCGACGCGTCGCTCACGCTGCCCGCCGGCGCGACCGTCATGCAGATGCTCGACGCCTTGCGCCTGCCCTATCAGAACACCTGGCTGATCGGCGTCAATGACGCCGTGGTGGACCTCGAGCACGCGCTGTCCGATGGCGACCGGGTTGAGTTGATGATGCCGATCGGAGGCGGCGGCGCAGCGCTATGCCTACCGTTCTGA
- a CDS encoding DUF4160 domain-containing protein, translating into MPTVLIEGPHRFFFFSREDHEPPHIHVETAENAAKFWLSPVRLEWTVGYTSKELRQVRLVIERNEALFMEKWHEHFRNR; encoded by the coding sequence ATGCCTACCGTTCTGATTGAAGGCCCGCACCGCTTTTTCTTTTTCAGTCGAGAAGATCACGAGCCTCCGCATATCCACGTGGAAACGGCAGAAAATGCCGCCAAGTTCTGGCTGTCTCCGGTTCGATTGGAATGGACGGTCGGATACACTTCAAAAGAACTTCGCCAGGTGCGACTGGTCATCGAGCGAAACGAAGCGCTATTCATGGAGAAATGGCATGAGCACTTTCGCAACCGCTAG
- a CDS encoding DUF2442 domain-containing protein — protein MSTFATASPTSVLAVSVRFTEDTMQVRLSDSREVTVPLEWFPRLRDATPEQRAHWRLIGRGVGIHWEDVDEDVSVASLLRAW, from the coding sequence ATGAGCACTTTCGCAACCGCTAGCCCAACGTCCGTTTTAGCCGTGTCAGTACGATTTACCGAAGACACGATGCAAGTCCGGCTGTCCGACAGTCGCGAGGTGACTGTTCCGCTAGAGTGGTTTCCACGCCTGCGTGACGCGACGCCGGAACAACGCGCGCACTGGCGATTGATCGGGCGCGGCGTGGGCATCCATTGGGAAGACGTTGACGAAGACGTCTCGGTGGCGAGCCTGTTGCGCGCCTGGTAA
- a CDS encoding 4Fe-4S dicluster domain-containing protein — protein MPTDPIRQTFINIPQWAELTLYLSSLVSIAILVLGFVRRAKPWAIDRKQFTKQFVIDILPNGVEKVLANVFGQRRLLRQSYGGTMHFGLFWGFVLLFIGTALATVDWDVTKKIFDIQFLTGAFYLGYELVLDIAGVAFIIALGMALYRRHVQKPSQLTYLRDFPITLWALLGISVTGYVIEGLRIAGVRPLTHEGVRAAAAFVPPWGIWSPVGYALAQVLAALPVDVREGLHFVLWFAHATVALVWIASMSWNENAEHILTAPLNTFFAPKLTPPPTLVPINIEEAMEKGLALGVSKLEEFRWQQRMAFDTCTMCGRCEAACPAFLQQTPLSPKRVILKLRDHQHAMARLAPDAERPALTGAEGGVVTADELFSCTTCMACVRECPVFIPIVDTIVDMRRFLALSEGAIPPAGQGALRNVERAGNPWGQSQSDRAKWADGLGVKTLAEAQAVDVLYWVGCAGSYDARNQKIARAVVKILQTANVSFAILGKEEKCVGDWQRRMGEEYQFQTLAAENIGTMGGYKFKTIIAHCPHCFNTLKNDYPQFGGNYEVMHHSQFIARLIGDGRLKLSKPLADPAVTFHDSCYLGRYNNEFDAPRRIIGAIPGVQYKEMERSRSTGLCCGGGGGQMWMEPLAPKGAKKANAHRLDEAQATGAKTIGTACSFCTIMMEDAVATKGAQEQVRVRDIAELTVEAL, from the coding sequence ATGCCGACTGATCCCATTCGACAAACCTTCATCAACATCCCGCAGTGGGCCGAACTGACGCTGTATCTCAGTTCGCTGGTCTCGATCGCCATTCTGGTGCTCGGCTTCGTGCGGCGCGCCAAACCGTGGGCGATCGACCGCAAGCAGTTCACGAAGCAGTTCGTCATCGACATCCTGCCCAACGGCGTCGAGAAGGTGCTGGCCAATGTGTTCGGCCAGCGGCGGCTCCTGCGTCAGTCGTACGGCGGCACGATGCACTTCGGCCTGTTTTGGGGCTTTGTCCTGCTCTTCATCGGCACGGCGCTGGCGACCGTCGATTGGGACGTCACCAAGAAGATCTTCGACATCCAGTTCCTGACCGGCGCGTTCTATCTCGGCTACGAATTGGTGCTCGACATCGCCGGGGTGGCGTTCATAATCGCGCTCGGCATGGCGCTCTACCGCCGCCATGTGCAGAAGCCGTCGCAACTGACCTACCTGCGCGATTTCCCGATCACGCTCTGGGCCTTGCTGGGCATCAGCGTGACCGGCTACGTCATCGAAGGACTACGCATCGCGGGCGTGCGGCCGCTGACGCACGAGGGCGTGCGTGCCGCGGCGGCGTTCGTGCCGCCGTGGGGCATCTGGTCGCCGGTCGGCTACGCGCTGGCGCAGGTGCTGGCGGCCCTGCCGGTCGATGTGCGCGAGGGGCTGCACTTCGTGCTCTGGTTCGCGCACGCGACGGTCGCGCTGGTCTGGATCGCCTCGATGTCGTGGAACGAGAACGCCGAGCACATCCTGACCGCGCCGCTCAACACGTTCTTCGCGCCGAAGCTGACACCGCCGCCCACGCTCGTGCCGATCAATATTGAAGAGGCGATGGAGAAGGGGCTGGCGCTTGGCGTCAGCAAGCTGGAGGAGTTCCGCTGGCAGCAGCGCATGGCGTTCGACACCTGCACGATGTGCGGGCGCTGTGAGGCGGCCTGCCCGGCGTTCCTTCAGCAAACGCCGCTGTCGCCGAAGCGTGTTATCCTTAAGCTGCGCGATCACCAGCACGCCATGGCACGACTGGCGCCGGATGCCGAGCGCCCGGCACTGACCGGCGCGGAGGGCGGCGTCGTGACCGCAGATGAATTGTTTTCGTGTACGACCTGTATGGCGTGCGTGCGCGAGTGCCCGGTCTTCATCCCGATCGTGGACACCATCGTAGACATGCGCCGCTTCCTCGCGCTGAGCGAGGGCGCCATCCCGCCCGCCGGGCAAGGCGCGCTGCGCAACGTCGAGCGCGCAGGCAACCCGTGGGGCCAGTCGCAGTCGGATCGCGCCAAGTGGGCCGACGGGCTCGGCGTCAAGACGCTGGCCGAGGCGCAGGCAGTCGACGTGCTGTACTGGGTCGGCTGCGCCGGCTCCTATGACGCGCGCAACCAGAAGATCGCGCGCGCGGTCGTGAAGATCCTGCAGACGGCCAATGTGTCGTTCGCGATCCTCGGCAAGGAAGAGAAGTGCGTCGGCGACTGGCAGCGGCGCATGGGCGAGGAGTACCAGTTCCAGACGCTGGCCGCCGAGAACATCGGCACGATGGGCGGCTACAAGTTCAAGACGATCATCGCCCACTGCCCGCACTGCTTCAATACGCTCAAGAACGACTACCCACAGTTTGGAGGCAACTACGAGGTCATGCACCATTCGCAGTTCATCGCGCGGCTGATCGGCGACGGGCGGCTGAAGCTGAGCAAGCCGCTGGCCGACCCGGCGGTGACGTTCCACGATTCGTGCTATCTCGGCCGCTACAACAATGAATTCGACGCGCCACGCCGCATCATCGGCGCGATACCGGGCGTGCAGTACAAGGAGATGGAACGCTCGCGCAGCACCGGCCTGTGTTGCGGCGGCGGCGGCGGGCAGATGTGGATGGAGCCGCTGGCGCCGAAGGGCGCCAAGAAGGCGAACGCGCACCGGCTGGACGAGGCACAGGCGACCGGCGCGAAGACGATCGGCACGGCGTGCTCGTTCTGCACGATCATGATGGAAGACGCCGTCGCCACGAAGGGCGCCCAGGAGCAGGTGCGCGTGCGCGATATTGCCGAGTTGACGGTGGAGGCGCTGTAA
- a CDS encoding (Fe-S)-binding protein has protein sequence MTTSHWYDPVAGQQIFGAELPSYDTLVSCVRCARCLPVCPTYRETLNEVQSPRGRLALIRAVEDGRIALDASGLEAHLYHCLDCRACNTVCPAGIPIGETILAARAAIAAKRPRPAVQRWLLDFFFAKHARLEAVFGLARLVQALRLDAIARRLPLPPSLRAMLAMLPARMAIPLRPRLSSAPRREAAAGDKAPRVGFFVNCVMNVAYAETSARSLRLLERLDCEVVTPVNLGCCGAPQEDQGSKATARDFARRLIAEFERHGALDVILTDSAGCGTIMKEYGHLLRDDPRWSTRAAQFSAKVRDINEYIVERVKAQPPRGRVHGRVTYHDPCHLVNTQKVKQPPRDILRAIPGLEYVELPDGAWCCGSAGIYNITHPAMADQVLARKLDAIAASGADILVTANPGCMMQIQMGLRARGLPVRVMHIVDVLDIAYQTTGGSRTAPTYGRNS, from the coding sequence GTGACCACTTCCCACTGGTACGACCCGGTTGCCGGGCAGCAGATCTTCGGCGCCGAGCTGCCGTCGTACGACACGCTTGTCTCGTGCGTGCGCTGCGCGCGCTGCCTGCCGGTCTGCCCGACGTACCGCGAGACGCTGAACGAGGTGCAGTCGCCGCGCGGGCGGCTGGCGCTGATCCGCGCCGTCGAGGACGGGCGCATCGCGCTCGACGCGTCGGGCCTTGAGGCGCACCTCTACCACTGCCTCGACTGCCGGGCGTGCAACACGGTCTGCCCGGCGGGCATCCCGATCGGCGAGACGATCCTCGCCGCGCGCGCGGCGATCGCGGCGAAGCGCCCGCGGCCGGCCGTGCAGCGCTGGCTGCTGGACTTCTTTTTCGCGAAGCACGCGCGACTGGAGGCGGTGTTCGGGCTGGCGCGGCTGGTCCAGGCGCTGCGGCTCGACGCGATCGCCCGCCGGTTGCCGCTGCCGCCGTCACTGCGCGCGATGCTGGCTATGCTGCCGGCACGAATGGCGATCCCCCTGCGGCCGCGCCTGTCGTCCGCGCCGCGTCGTGAGGCGGCGGCCGGCGACAAAGCACCGCGCGTCGGCTTTTTCGTCAACTGCGTGATGAACGTCGCCTACGCTGAAACGAGCGCGCGCTCGCTGCGCCTGCTGGAACGGCTCGACTGCGAGGTCGTCACGCCGGTCAACCTCGGCTGCTGTGGCGCGCCGCAGGAAGACCAGGGCAGCAAAGCGACGGCGCGCGACTTCGCCCGCCGGCTGATCGCCGAGTTCGAGCGGCACGGTGCGCTCGACGTGATCTTGACCGACAGCGCCGGCTGCGGAACCATCATGAAGGAGTACGGCCACCTGCTGCGTGACGACCCGCGCTGGTCCACGCGCGCCGCGCAGTTCAGCGCGAAGGTGCGCGACATCAACGAGTACATCGTCGAGCGGGTGAAGGCGCAGCCGCCGCGCGGGCGCGTCCACGGGCGCGTGACGTACCACGACCCGTGCCACCTGGTGAATACGCAAAAGGTGAAGCAGCCGCCGCGCGACATCCTGCGCGCCATTCCGGGACTCGAGTACGTCGAGTTGCCGGACGGCGCGTGGTGCTGCGGCAGCGCCGGCATCTACAACATCACGCACCCGGCGATGGCCGACCAGGTGCTGGCGCGCAAGCTCGACGCCATCGCCGCGAGCGGCGCGGACATTTTGGTGACCGCCAATCCCGGCTGTATGATGCAAATTCAAATGGGACTGCGCGCGCGCGGCCTGCCGGTGCGCGTCATGCATATCGTCGACGTGCTCGACATCGCGTATCAGACGACGGGCGGTTCACGAACCGCCCCTACATACGGTCGAAATTCATGA